aCAGTGCAACATCATTGTCTTTTGTTGTGTATTTGTCTGCCTCAGGTGGTTAGTTCTTACTCTCACCCACATTTTCCGTTCATCATTCATTGAAACGacatgtctgcatctgtgtgtgtgtgtgtgtgtatgtgtgtatgtgtgtgtgtgtactaacacTTGGCGATAATATACACTCTCTATCCTTTATCACTGTatgtttctccacacacacactccccctcaccacccccacctccctcacaaaTCACGTGGAGGtgctggaggagaggagagagaggaagggaaggggtggtggtagcgatggtagtggttgtagtggtggtagtggttgtagtgATGGTAGGAATCCAGGACAAGTGTTTTTGCATCCAGAGAGAGtgtggtaaccccccccccctccccgcaccccccgtcccccgccccactccctccacaccaacacccacccccatggTACACCATTTGAAAAGTgttcctcactccctccatccttcctcttcctctttgccccgtcccccctcaccccccacacacattcactcactcactcactcacacacacacacactctctctctctctctttctctttcatccccctagcccccccccccccccttgcccccccactccccccaccccccatccaccatcAATTTCCTCAGTTCCCGGTTTTCGAATCCCTTCATGTCTGTCCGATGtccaccacccctcactccctccccgttccccaacacacacacacacgcgcgcgcgcacacacacacacacacacacacacacacacacacacacacacaaacacacacacgcacgcacgcacgcacgcacacacacacacacacacacacacacacaaaccactcaccTCCCAATTTTCCTCGTTGGGTTTGACAGCAACTATAGTTTGACCAAGCTGGTGACCTTACTGCGCAGAAGAGACTGGTGACGGGGAGATGGGAGGCGGgcaaggtgggagggggaggggtgggggggagggggggtgaagagaggaaACTGGCGGgtaatgaggggggtggggtggtggggaggggggagtggtaaAGGACGgacgggggtgtgggagggtgggtggtgaggtggaCAGGAGGCGTAGTGGAAGTTCGCGGACAATCTGTGACAGGGGATGGAGGttgaggacgggggggggggcagggggggggggaggaggagaccagaGATTGAAAAACGGTCAGCAACACAGCaatggttgtgttgtgtcgttccccatctccccccccccccccccacacccaccacccccccctccttcccacacccacacccactccactatCCCCCGTATTCTGGTGTGGTCCTCTGGGTGACAGAATGTGAAGGTTTGGTGGGGAGACAGCCGTtaagggaggggagcgggggggggaggtagggaaggaggaggtggaggggtgtcagggcggagagaagaagaaggaaagggagagagagagagagagagagagagagagagagaattcagaactcagaagaACTGTTTCAATGTTAGGCCACCGACTTGTGTtcatatggatgcacgtgttgaacatacacacatatgaaaaccgacatggagagacagacagacagagacagggggactggaggcagggagagagagacacagagagaagaagagagacagagatggagaaagacagagagaatgagagagagacacagagagaggtatatacacagatgaagagagagagagagagagagagagagagagagagagaggggaggtctctctgtgtccctctctctctttatctctgtctgtctgtctcccccccctctctctctctctttctgtctctctgtgtccctctctctttctctctatctgtctctccttccctacccctcccccctccgtctctctccatctcttcctcatctctctctctctctctctctctctctctctctttcaagggtGGAGACCTGAACCTCTCTCGCTGAGGGCTGAGTGCGTGGGCGGGTCCCATTGAGCAGAGCTGAGTTGTTTACTCAAAAGTGCACGAGTAAAGTGCACCAATTCTCTGCTGCTCCCGCTTCAGCGGCCACTGTTGTGGGAAGgaaaagggtgtggggtgggactCAGGAACAGAGATGAtgtggaggagacagacagacagacagagacagagacacagagagagagagggagagagagacagagagagagagtgagagtgagagaggagagggggggagggagagagagagagtgagtgagagacagagagagagtgagagagagagagagacagagagagagagtgagtgtgagagagagtgagagagacagagagagacagacagacagacacacagacacacagagacagagaaagtttaaCATGCAAGAGAGCAAACAATAACGTCTCAAACGCATTGcatggttctctctgtctctgtctctcactctctctgtgtctctgtctgtctgtctctcactcactccctgtgtgtgtgtgtgtgtgtgtgtgtgtgtgtgtgtgtgtgtgtgtgtgtgtgtgtgtgtgtgttcaaatataAACAGTATTCATGAATTACATACACGATATTTATGTGCGCCTTATTATCCAAAAAAAGTGTGGTATTTAGGTgtaacccccttcaaatggggccatggcctttcttgaataaaacatcgtaatcgttatctctctctttctctgtatgtgtgtgtgtgtgtgtgtgtgtgtgtgtctgtgtgtgtgtgtgtgtgtgtgtgtgtgtcgtctctgtctctttctgtctctgtctctccctctttctctctgtctctccctctttctctctgtctctccctctgtccgtctgtctgtctgtctgtctccctctccctctttcacgtTCTCCTTTCGCTACACAGTGATGTAAATCTTCTTTGATGCATCCACAGTTCATAATACATTTGTTGTTTTGACGTAATGATGTCGGTGGGTGGTTTCTTCTGTGATCATGTTGTTTCTCtaactccctcccctcacccccactccccctccccattttttttttcgcccTGGATGTAAAGAAAGCACGGTTTGTTTACTATATACAAGCCAAATATAAttaattttctctctgtctctctctctctctgtctgcccctcccccctctctctctccctctctctttaaccgTCCTCtgctctttccatttctctctctctctctctctcacacacacacacacacacacacgtgcacacacacacacacacacacacacacacacacacacacacacaccaacacaaacacacacacacacttgcacgcacacacacacacacacacacacacacacacacacacacactttctgtctttctccaccgtctctctctctctctctctctttctctctgtctctgcctgtccctttctctctgtctctctgcctctcagtctctgtctctctgcctctcagtctctgtctctccagtcatcCCCAAACTACGGGGCCCAGAGAGCAACAGTGGGAAAGGTCAACTCTGCATacatcagtgacagcaacaaacaagatttttttttttttaagcagcccGCCGctagttgtcccccccccccacctccccccgaccccccccccccctcacaaccacccacctccctccctccttttcaccACCACTTCTCTCCCCTGACTGACAACTCTCTCTCAGTCAACAACAGGCTCCTCCCCACTTAttatttcactccccccccccaccccaaaccttttacccctttccaccccccaccccccaccaccactccccccattaccactactacatcccatctcccttccttcctccctccccacccccctccccaagtcgCATCGCACTACTCAGTTTCACAGGCTCAGTGTGACACtcccagacagcagcagcagcagcagcaacagccctCGTTTCCTGAACTGACTTCACGCGGTGGACGGACGTGCCTGGCGAGTAAAGACCAAAGGCAGAATATCTTCCACATAACAAACATCACTTCTGCACTGACGAGAGTGGCAGCAGCTTCCAAGCGTCAGCGGCAgcggcggcagcagcaacaacaacaacaacaacaacaaaccttagCGGAGGAGCAACAATTGTTCAACTGTttttcgccaccaccaccaccacttcagctGCCACCACCCCCTCAGTTCCAGTCAACAGCCATAGCAGCCAACACGTCAACGTCACCCACACacgtctgtctccacccccacgaaaaacaacaacaacaacaacaacacacacacacacacacacacacacacacacacgagaaaacaaaacaaaaacagaacgtgAGCAAAAAGCTGAattctgtgtgagtgtctctggTAGGTGTGGCTGCAAAGCGCTGAGGGCTGTTCTTGTTACCGCGGTAGTGAAttaagggggaggaagaaaaagaacctcGCACCGCAGTGAACATTTCCTCCAGTGAGTCCAGCCACTGAGCCAGCAAAGTCACtgctcctccaacacacacacacgcacacacacaccggcacgcacgcacgcaggtggCAGGTAAAGAAAAAGCTAACCAGTAATGTCTGAGCCCCTCACCACGCCTGCTGCCGCCACTGCCGCTGAGAAGGACGAGGACGGACAGTTCGCCACTGAAGGAAACGGAGGACAGTCCTCTGCAGCCAACGAATCAAGCGTACCCCTGACCGACACCTCCACCAccgacacctccaccaccaaacaGCGCAAAGGTCCCAGCCCGGCACTGCTCAAGACGGCAAGGATGGCGACCAGCCTGGAAGACATCACCAGCCTCAGGCTCTGGAAAGGCATCTTCGCCGAGTTCGTGGGCGTCCTTCTGCTGGTGCTGGTTGGGTGCGGGTCGTGCATCTCCCTGGACCGCAGTCCTTCCTCCGTGGTGCAGATCTCGCTCTGCTTCGGCCTGAGCGTGGCCACCATCGTCTGGAACATCGCCCACATCTCGGGGGGCCACATCAACCCGGCCGTCACCCTGGCCCTGCTGGCCACCCGCAAGATCTCCCTGGCCAAGGCAGTGTTCTTCGTGATCTTCCAGCTGGTGGGCGCCGTGGTGGGGGCGGCTCTGCTGATGGCCTTCACCCCGGAGGACTTCCACAAGAAGCTGGGGGCCACGGTGGTCACCGACGTCCTGAACCCCGGCCAGGCGGTGGGCGTGGAGCTGTTCATCACCTTCGTGCTGGTTTTCACAGTCTTCGCCTCCATCGACTCCCGGAGGAGGGACCTCAATGGTTCCACTCCGCTCAGCATTGGTCTGTCCGTCACCATGTGCCACCTGTTTGCCGTGAGTGTTGAacactgttggtctgtgtgtgtgtgtgtgtgtgtgtgtgtgtgtgtgtgtgtgtgtgtgtgtgtgtgtgtgttcaatacagTATTCGTTTGTTTAATGTGGGTGATTGTTGAATGCAATGGTTGTGATATGTGAGTGTTGAATACGGTGCATTTTTGCGTCTGTCTGTGACGTCTGAGTGTTGAACACAGAGCATGTTTGTGTTTGGCTGTGGTGTGGATCATTAGTTTGAAGTGAGTGTTAAATACAGTGCAtggctgtgtttgtctgtgagtgttggATACAGTACATAAttattgtgtttgtctgtgagtgttggATACAGTGCATAAttattgtgtttgtctgtgagtgttggATACAGTGCATAAttattgtgtttgtctgtgagtgttgAATACAGTACATGAttattgtgtttgtctgtgagtgttggATACAGTACATAATTATTGTGTTTTTCTGCGAGTGTTGGATACAGTGCATAAttattgtgtttgtctgtgagtgttggATACAGTACATAAttattgtgtttgtctgtgagtgttggATACAGCGCATAAttattgtgtttgtctgtgagtgttggATACAGTGCATAAttattgtgtttgtctgtgagtgttgAATACAGTACATAATTACTGTGTTGTCTGTGAGTGTTGGATACAGTGCATAAttattgtgtttgtctgtgagtgttggATACAGTGCATGATTATTGTGTTTTTCTGCGAGTGTTGGATACAGTACATAATTATTGTGTTGTCTGTGAGTGTTGGATACAGTGCATAAttattgtgtttgtctgtgagtgttggATACAGTGCATaattattgtgtttgttgtgtctgtgcagtgtttgtttttttgcatgtagTTATTACATTGAGTACAACACATATTGTgtcagcagaacacagtacacgctgtgtttgtgactctgtgtctcCTGTTTGGTGTGAGAACAATGTGTTCGTGTGTAATTCGTGTCACCTGTTTCCTGGAAGTGAACAGTGACTAGCCCAAacgcatgtggtgtgtgtttgtttttcagtattgAACACAGGACATACTGTGTTTTGAATGTATGtcgtgtttgtttttcagtgttgaACACAGGACATACTGTGTTTGGAGTGTATGTCgcgtttgtttttcagtgttgaACACAGGACATACTGTGTTTGgagtgtatgttgtgtttgtttttcagtattgAACACAGGACATTCTGTGTTTGGAGTGCATGtcgtgtttgtttttcagtattgAACACAGGACATATgtcgtgtttgttttttagtaTTGAACACAGGACATACTGTGTTTTGAATGTATGtcgtgtttgtttttcagtattaAACACAGGACATACTGTGTTTGGAGTGTATGTCgcgtttgtttttcagtgttgaACACAGGACATACTGTGTTTGGAGTGTATGTCgcgtttgtttttcagtgttgaACACAGGACATACTGTGTTTGGAGTGTATGtcgtgtttgtttttc
The sequence above is drawn from the Babylonia areolata isolate BAREFJ2019XMU chromosome 26, ASM4173473v1, whole genome shotgun sequence genome and encodes:
- the LOC143300716 gene encoding aquaporin-5-like, whose product is MSEPLTTPAAATAAEKDEDGQFATEGNGGQSSAANESSVPLTDTSTTDTSTTKQRKGPSPALLKTARMATSLEDITSLRLWKGIFAEFVGVLLLVLVGCGSCISLDRSPSSVVQISLCFGLSVATIVWNIAHISGGHINPAVTLALLATRKISLAKAVFFVIFQLVGAVVGAALLMAFTPEDFHKKLGATVVTDVLNPGQAVGVELFITFVLVFTVFASIDSRRRDLNGSTPLSIGLSVTMCHLFAVQYTGSSMNTARSFGPAVVTGFWDHHWVFWVGPITGGVAAGLVYEYLFAVNASLAKVRACMLTSDYDDDKIPAQKIKVRIVEEDPEAGLECVPLADADDDKTPLEEVKTTEAV